Proteins encoded by one window of Chanos chanos chromosome 7, fChaCha1.1, whole genome shotgun sequence:
- the LOC115817139 gene encoding protein O-GlcNAcase, whose amino-acid sequence MEKRDEFLCGVVEGFYGRPWSMEQRRVLFQWMQRWGLNTYLYGPKDDLKHRLLWREVYSVEEEAQLKTLVCEAESKGLRFVYALSPGQDIVFSSSCDLTLLKRKLRQVAELGCQAFAILFDDIDHSMCQADTEAFSSFAHAQVSVANEIFRFLGEPPVFLFCPTEYCGSLCSPSVAKSPYLLTVGEDLLPGISVIWTGNKVISRELSADSLAEVQSVLKRPPLVWDNLHANDYDSRRVFLGPFKGRPPGLRGHLRGLLLNPNCEFEANYIPLHTLGTWHQAGKEEGKDEGDRYSPEQALSVALHDWIRELSQPLQPGRQARPTDVRSSGPTSKSKTAGSSDPQRGVQSKPPPEPSQGSGPLSSSPPRGQKPEGGEVRPAAALHSDDKSLRSENQASKTSKEKSQGRGLCAGKAPLSEAQVRMLVGLYFLPHEHGPPAQSLLQDLTWLKANCHCVSSNGNGKKVQPQKVEEWRVRAARFLAACDDIAALHGSVVNSVNRAVLYDLYPYVWDLRNTLLVAKAFVSWLEGRVLSEGSPLGSWKNCFHWCGASSGAELLGVEAEPWVFKGGLAGEVQMLLPVGTSSELFSHPPPLFPTSRLYNIRPFQHKDKVELYRMVRQLYQRIRGHQDCGFAHPDFIGDRCLGASLALCPEYSFVLEDELGVCGCAVGILDVRSFVKRCQASWLPAMRDKYPTRAHGANGHAAAKEALQCFQEDQQDYPDSLLYHFPSQLRLDAMPELVDCSVSRSLLTALLSALKANGSQGVFCEVQPTDRLRLEFLTKLGFLEILRGEARTREDVVLGRLL is encoded by the exons ATGGAGAAGAGAGACGAGTTTTTGTGCGGGGTTGTTGAAG gTTTCTATGGTCGACCATGGTCTATGGAGCAGAGGAGGGTCCTTTTCCAGTG gaTGCAGAGATGGGGTCTGAATACATATCTGTATGGTCCTAAAGATGATCTGAAGCATCGTTTGCTGTGGAGGGAGGTCTACTCCGTCGAAGAGGAAG cccaGTTGAAGACTCTGGTTTGTGAGGCTGAATCTAAAGGGCTGAGGTTCGTGTACGCTCTCTCTCCTGGTCAGGATATAGTGTTCTCCAGTTCCTGTGACCTTACCCTGCTCAAACGCAAACTCAGACAG gtgGCGGAGCTGGGTTGCCAAGCTTTCGCCATCCTATTCGACGACATCGATCACTCCATGTGTCAGGCGGACACCGAGGCTTTCTCCTCGTTCGCTCACGCCCAAGTGTCCGTGGCCAATGAGATCTTCCGATTCTTAGGGGAGCCACCTGTCTTCCTGTTCTGTCCCACTG aatacTGTGGCTCCCTTTGTAGTCCCAGTGTGGCTAAGTCTCCGTACCTTCTGACGGTAGGAGAGGACCTGTTGCCTGGTATCTCTGTTATCTGGACAG GGAATAAGGTGATCTCTCGGGAGCTGAGTGCTGATTCGCTGGCGGAGGTGCAGTCCGTGTTGAAACGCCCTCCCCTGGTGTGGGACAATCTTCATGCCAATGACTACGACTCTCGCCGCGTCTTCCTTGGGCCCTTCAAGGGCCGCCCCCCGGGCCTCCGGGGCCACCTGAGGGGTCTGCTGCTCAACCCCAACTGCGAGTTTGAGGCAAACTACATTCCCTTACACACCCTCGGCACCTGGCACCAGGCTgggaaggaggaggggaaag ATGAGGGAGACAGGTATTCTCCAGAGCAGGCCCTGTCTGTTGCACTACATGACTGGATACGGGAGCTCAGTCAGCCCCTACAGCCTG GCCGGCAGGCTAGACCCACTGATGTCAGATCTTCTGGACCTACCTCCAAATCAAAGACCGCTGGGTCTTCAGACCCTCAGCGTGGAGTCCAGTCCAAGCCTCCTCCAGAACCCTCTCAGGGTTCAGGCCCCCTTTCTTCCAGCCCCCCCAGGGGTCAGAAGCCTGAGGGAGGAGAGGTGAGGCCGGCCGCAGCCCTCCATAGCGACGACAAGAGCCTGAGATCAGAGAACCAGGCCTCCAAGACCTCCAAGGAGAAAAGCCAAGGGAGGGGACTCTGCGCTGGGAAAGCCCCTCTAAGCGAGGCCCAGGTGCGGATGCTGGTGGGCCTGTACTTTCTGCCCCACGAGCACGGTCCGCCTGCCCAGAGCCTCCTGCAGGATCTCACCTGGCTCAAAGCAAACTGCCACTGTGTCAGCTCCAACGGCAACGGCAAGAAAGTCCAACCGCAGAAG GTCGAGGAGTGGCGTGTGCGTGCGGCTCGGTTCCTGGCGGCGTGTGATGACATCGCCGCGTTGCACGGGAGCGTGGTAAACAGCGTGAACCGGGCTGTCCTCTATGACCTTTATCCTTACGTGTGGGACCTGCGCAACACCCTGCTGGTGGCCAAAGCGTTCGTCAGTTGGCTGG AGGGGCGAGTACTGAGTGAAGGTTCTCCACTGGGCTCCTGGAAGAACTGCTTTCACT GGTGTGGGGCCTCCTCGGGGGCGGAGTTACTGGGGGTAGAGGCGGAGCCCTGGGTATTTAAAGGAGGATTGGCCGGAGAGGTGCAG ATGTTACTGCCTGTGGGCACCAGCAGTGAGTTATTTAGTCACCCTCCACCTCTGTTTCCCACATCTCGTCTCTACAACATCAGGCCCTTCCAGCACAAAGACAAG GTGGAGCTATACCGTATGGTGCGTCAGCTCTATCAGAGGATACGGGGGCATCAGGACTGTGGCTTTGCCCATCCAGATTTCATTGGTGACCG gTGTCTGGGGGCGTCACTGGCCTTGTGCCCAGAGTACAGTTTTGTTCTAGAGGACgagttgggtgtgtgtggttgtgccgTTGGCATCCTGGACGTCCGTTCTTTCGTCAAGCGATGCCAAGCCTCGTGGCTGCCAGCCATGAGGGACAAATACCCCACCCGTGCCCACGGGGCCAATGGGCACGCTGCTGCAAAG GAGGCGCTGCAGTGTTTCCAGGAGGACCAGCAGGACTACCCAGACTCCCTGCTCTACCATTTCCCCTCCCAGCTGAGGCTGGACGCAATGCCTGAACTGGTGGACTGCAGCGTGAGCCGCAGTCTTCTCACTGCCCTGCTCAGTGCACTCAAAGCTAACG
- the ccdc166 gene encoding butyrophilin subfamily 1 member A1, with amino-acid sequence MPPKKRNESTHKQDTQSGAESSPQAEPDREARLQKEYDALIEELNGLRTKQEYMTYLAKRTQKRQNAIITLSDQNRKELEQLKREKEEMVENYNRQAEELKKEILKRESELALLNTEIAGLTEFKSLQQQQLSRIAELEQEVFTLKCSHSECLRRLRADFLAERARYEEEAKDKIQALTLKAKQDVAHYLITHTQEIHQENQRLCEELQYLIERSQSLHKRQQKLQTQHQQLLTEREYVKDLRRLRTSMLSHKSPQEGANIEKTHNEAATKSSREFMSYNNIFTDLARTEQRGTKLCHAIREAKQRYAQKSRLLHSKGADQLQVVGPDGPLVVEAGEDLILPCSLKPNISAVDMTVEWYRLHTSDSLVHLYKDGVENNEKQIQSYRGRTSLFKEELQKGNTSLKLSRVKVSDEGKYKCYIQTEDWSDDVTVQVNVEAVGTHPVISMEGYSIGKGLSLLCEIKGWNPEPEVLWLDSDGNLLPAEDTETLRDTEKFHVKKRVTVQDSNTNRFYCRVILSDHMRETEIVISIKSLQQQQLSRIAELEQEVFTLKCSHSECLRRLRADFLAERARYEEEAKDKIQALTLKARQLLEPTLQQSGFNGKTEFNRTQRKYAVDVTLDPDTANPYFVLSDDGKQVRYGDTRQNLPDNPKRFDCWLSVLGKEGFSSGRFYYEVQVSGKTEWILGVVRESVNRKGFITQCPENGHWTVGRKGNQYKARDDPSVLLSLKQNPQKVGVFVDYEEGLVSFYDVETMSHIYSFACQSFTEKLYPCFNPCDNETGKNLDPLVITSVNHSE; translated from the exons ATGCCCCCCAAAAAGAGGAATGAATCGACACATAAACAAGATACGCAATCCGGAGCTGAGAGTTCGCCACAGGCAGAACCGGATCGAGAGGCACGTCTGCAGAAGGA GTATGACGCGCTCATTGAAGAATTGAACGGCCTGAGAACAAAA CAAGAATATATGACCTACTTGGCAAAGAGGACCCAGAAACGTCAAAATGCCATCATTACGCTTAGTGACCAAAACAGGAAGGAACTGGagcagctgaagagagagaaagaggagatggtGGAGAACTACAACCGACAGGCCGAGG AGCTGAAGAAGGAGATTTTGAAGAGGGAAAGTGAGCTTGCTCTTCTGAACACTGAGATTGCTGGTCTCACAGAATTTAAG agcttgcagcagcagcagttgagTCGTATTGCTGAGTTGGAGCAGGAGGTGTTTACATTGAAATGCAGTCATTCAGAGTGTCTGCGGAGACTGAGGGCTGACTTCCTGGCTGAGAGGGCGAGGTATGAGGAAGAGGCCAAAGACAAGATCCAGGCACTTACCCTTAAAGCCAAACAG gatgtGGCTCATTATCTGATAACCCACACGCAGGAGATACATCAGGAGAACCAGCGCCTGTGTGAGGAGTTGCAGTATCTCATTGAGAGATCTCAGTCTCTACACAAACGCCAGCAAAAGCTGCAGACGCAGCATCAGCAGCTGCTCACGGAGAGAGAATACGTTAAGGATCTGCGCCGCCTTCGCACTTCGATGCTCTCCCACAAATCACCACAAGAGGGCGCCAACATCGAGAAGACGCATAATGAGGCTGCAACCA AATCATCGCGTGAGTTTATGTCATACAATAACATTTTTACTGATCTGGCCCGAACGGAACAGCGAGGCACAAAGCTGTGCCATGCTATAAGGGAGGCAAAGCAGAGATATGCACAGAAATCTCGACTTCTCCACTCGAAAGGTGCAG ACCAGTTGCAGGTTGTTGGTCCAGATGGTCCTCTTGTTGTTGAAGCTGGTGAAGATCtgattctgccctgttctctcaaacccaacatcagtgctgtggacatgacagtggagtggtaTAGGCTCCATACATCAGACTCACTGGTGCATTTATACAAAGATGGTGTTGAGAATAATGAAAAGCAGATTCAGTCTTACAGAGGGaggacatcactgtttaaagaggaactacagaaaggcaacacttcattaaaactctccagagtgaaAGTCTCTGATGAGGGAAAATACAAATGTTATATTCAGACAGAAGACTGGTCTGATGATGTTACTGTTCAAGTCAATGTTGAAG CTGTGGGAACACATCCAGTGATCTCTATGGAAGGCTACAGTATTGGTAAAGGACtcagtctactgtgtgaaaTTAAAGGCTGGAACCCTGAACCTGAAGTTCTGTGGCTGGACAGTGATGGAAACCTTCTCCCTGctgaagatacagagacactcagagacacagagaaattccatgttaaaaaacgtgtcactgtacaggacagtaacaccaacagGTTCTACTGCAGAGTAATACTGTCAGATCAtatgagggagacagagattgtTATATCAA TAAAG agcttgcagcagcagcagctgagtCGTATTGCTGAGTTGGAGCAGGAGGTGTTTACATTGAAATGCAGTCATTCAGAGTGTCTGCGGAGACTGAGGGCTGACTTCCTGGCTGAGAGGGCGAGGTATGAGGAAGAGGCCAAAGACAAGATCCAGGCACTTACCCTTAAAGCCAGACAG ctgttGGAACCTACCTTGCAGCAGAGTGGGTTTAATGGGAAAACAG AGTTTAACAGGACCCAAAGAAAATATGCAG tggatgtgactctggatcccGATACAGCAAATCCTTACTTCGTCCTGTCTGATGATGGGAAACAAGTGAGATATGGAGACACACGACagaatctccctgacaacccaaAGAGATTTGATTGTTGGCTCAGtgtcctgggaaaggaggggttctcctcagggagattttactatgaggtgcaGGTCAGTGGGAAGACTGAGTGGATTTTAGGAGTGGTCAGAGAGTCAGTTAACAGGAAGGGGTTCATTACACAGTGCCCTGAGAATGGACACTGGACTGTAGGGAGGAAGGGGAATCAGTATAAGGCTCGTGATGatccctctgtcctcctctctctgaaacaaaacccccagaaggtgggggtgtttgtggattatgaggagggtctggtctccttttatgacGTGGAGACCATgtctcatatctactctttcgcttgtcagtctttcactgagaaactttATCCGTGCTTCAATCCCTGTGACAACGAGACTGGTAAAAATTTAGATCCACTCGTCATCACTTCTGTCAATCACAGtgaatga